A genomic segment from Muntiacus reevesi chromosome 15, mMunRee1.1, whole genome shotgun sequence encodes:
- the BDKRB2 gene encoding B2 bradykinin receptor yields the protein MFSAWKRPMFPSIHEDTVPTSASFGAKMFNLTSEVLEPALNGTLPESSSCFQSDWWTLLNTIQPPFLWILFLLATLENIFVLSVFCLHKSSCTVAEIYLGNLAVADLILAFGLPFWAITIANNFDWLFGEALCRVVNTMLYMNLYSSICFLMLVSIDRYLALVKTMSMGRMRGVRWAKLYSLVIWGCALLLSSPMLAFRTMEEYNDEGHNVTACVIRYPSRNWVVFTNILLNSVGFLLPLSVITFCTVQIMQVLRNNEMQKFKEIQTERKATLLVLAVLLLFVVCWLPFQVSTFLDTLLRLQVLSGCWNEYVIDVFTQISSFVAYSNSCLNPVVYVIVGKRFRKKSREVYTRLCRPGGCGSPEPSQTENSMGTLRTSISVERHIHKLS from the exons ATGTTCTCGGCCTGGAAGAGACCAATGTTCCCATCTATTCATGAGGACACGGTGCCCACCTCTGCGTCCTTCGG CGCCAAAATGTTCAACCTCACCTCCGAGGTCCTTGAACCTGCTCTCAACGGGACCCTGCCTGAGAGCAGCAGCTGCTTCCAGTCCGACTGGTGGACCTTGCTCAACACCATCCAGCCCCCCTTCCTCTGGATCCTCTTCCTACTCGCCACTCTGGAGAACATCTTTGTCCTCAGCGTCTTCTGCCTGCACAAGAGCAGCTGCACGGTGGCGGAGATCTACCTGGGCAACCTGGCCGTGGCAGACCTGATCCTGGCCTTCGGGCTGCCCTTCTGGGCCATCACCATCGCCAACAACTTCGACTGGCTCTTCGGGGAAGCCCTCTGCCGCGTGGTGAACACCATGCTCTACATGAACCTCTACAGTAGCATCTGCTTCCTCATGCTGGTGAGCATCGACCGCTACCTGGCCCTGGTGAAGACCATGTCCATGGGCCGGATGCGCGGGGTGCGCTGGGCCAAGCTCTACAGCCTGGTGATCTGGGGCTGCGCGCTGCTTCTGAGCTCGCCCATGCTGGCCTTCCGCACCATGGAGGAGTACAACGACGAGGGCCACAACGTCACCGCCTGCGTCATCAGGTACCCGTCCCGCAACTGGGTGGTCTTCACCAACATCCTCCTGAACTCCGTGGGTTTCCTGCTGCCCCTGAGCGTCATCACCTTCTGCACCGTGCAGATCATGCAGGTGCTGCGTAACAACGAGATGCAGAAGTTCAAGGAGATCCAGACGGAGAGGAAGGCCACGCTGCTGGTCCTGGCCGTCCTGCTGCTGTTCGTGGTCTGCTGGCTGCCCTTCCAGGTCAGCACCTTCCTGGACACGCTGCTGCGCCTCCAGGTCCTCTCGGGCTGCTGGAACGAGTACGTGATCGACGTCTTCACGCAGATCTCGTCCTTCGTGGCTTACAGCAACAGCTGCCTTAACCCAGTGGTGTACGTGATCGTGGGCAAGCGCTTCCGCAAGAAGTCGCGGGAGGTGTACACGCGGCTGTGCCGGCCAGGCGGCTGCGGGTCCCCGGAGCCCAGCCAGACGGAGAACTCCATGGGCACGCTGCGGACCTCCATCTCCGTGGAACGCCACATTCACAAACTGTCGTAG